CAAAAGATAAAATGTTATTTTGTCATTTTAGTTTTTGAAGGCTATTTTTGTGACATAAACTTAGAATTGTGCTATTTTGGAGATTTGCCCAATTTGTTTTAGTTATGTTCTGTTTGTTTGGCATAAAACTAATTCTACCATTCCGTTTCGGTTTAGTTTTGTTTGAGGAATTTTGGTTTTTTTTTTTGTTCTCAGGATCCAAAAGAAGGACACTGGTGGTTACAGTTTGGAGAAAAGTACATAATAGGATACTGGCCAGCTTCTCTCTTCTCTTACTTATCAGAAAGTGCGTCAATGATCGAATGGGGAGGTGAAGTGGTTAACTCACAGTCTGAGGAAGGACAACACACTACCACTCAGATGGGAAGTGGGAGGTTCGCAGAGGAAGGTTGGGGCAAAGCTAGTTACTTCAAGAACATTCAAGTAGTTGATGGATCAAATGAGCTGAGAAGCCCTGAAAATCTTCAAGTGTTCACTGATCAAGAGAATTGCTACAATGTGAAGAGTGGCAGTGGAGGTTCTTGGGGAAGTCACTTCTATTATGGTGGTCCAGGCCGAAACCCTAATTGCCCTTAAGATATGTCTACTTAGATCATTCCAAATTAGTCATCAACTGTATAAAACATTATTATATATACACATTCTTAAGTATATTGGTTTCAGATTGCAAGAGTGGTTTATTGTTTGTTTCTATGGTGTATTGGTGTGTAGAGAAGATAAATTTCTATAAAGAACATGGTCACATGTATACTGAAATCTATATGATCAGTTAATGAATGATATTTATTTTGTATATGAGCGGTAACAAATACACAAGGAGATCTATCTTGCGAATTGTGATAGCCCTTTTTAAAAAGTCAACAGATAACGTGGACCCAGACACCAGAAGAGAGTTGACTTAAATCCGTTGACGAGTTCTTAATCGAGAAGTATAAATCAGTTTAACATTAGTACGAGAATTAAATTAATTTAAGAAAGTATTCAAAGGTGTGAAATGAAAAATCAACAAAAGAATGTACCAATCGTATCATATACATTCATGTCTAGATTTAATAATGACCTGGTGCAATTACAAGCTCGTGACCTCAAGCGGAATGGCAGACTAACAAATGATAATCTTTTTACCAAAAACAAAAGAAAACAAAACAAATGACAATATTTTATTTGATAAGAAAAAACAATGATAGAATTGATACAGATAACGTTGAAGCCTAGGTTACATTTATACAATTGGTTTAGTTTGGTTAATTACTTATCGTTTGGTCAAATGTCATTTCATACTTTTGTTGACGATGATCCGGGTTAACCAAAAGCTACGAATGTAAATACGACTATACGGTAACTGAGCTGAAATCTCATCATCATCGCGTTGTGACAACCTACTGGGCGTTACTATCGTAAGCTACTGTAATGGACCTCGTTGTTGAATAGTACATTTTATATAAACGTAAACATAGCATAAACTTTTTTTTTTTTTTTTTTTTTTTTTTTTTTTTTTTTTTTTTTTTTTTTTTTTTTTTTTTTTTTTTTTTTTTTTTTTTTTGCTAAATAAGCATAAACTTAGGAATATATATGTTTATATAGTGAGTTTTGAAGATAAGATGTTGGTGAGTTTAACGCCATATCCGGTTCTTCCACCAATTGTTTCCTCACATCATCGGTGAAGTTGCTACTTGTCACTCTCTTGATCTTTTCCAACGATTATATATTTCCTCCTCAAAATGAAAATGGAACAAGTTTATGTCATAATAACATAACAAATGAGTAAAAATGTGTAACATCCCAGTTTATGATATATGTTAAAAATGTTTAAAAGAATTGATTTAGCTAATCAAAGTGGACTTTACTTTTCCGATCATATATCAATTTAAAATTTCAGGGCTCAACTTGTTTTAGTTGGAGTAATGGAAGGATGAGTGACATACCAGAAAGTCATATATTTATTTTAAGGTCAGTAAACAGGTTTTAGAGCTTCTGAAAAATTAACGACCTCTCATCGCATAGAATGGATCCACAGGCCGAGTGAACGGGCGTAGGAGGCTCATTATTTGTGAGTGGTCGGAGTGTTATAAATGGTATCAAAACCAAACCCAAATAAGTGTGGACCTCTTGTGTGGGCTCACACTAACAAGGATCACGATGAGGACATTGAGGATTTGCATTCTTTGAGAATGGACTAATTGTAACATCCCGATTTGTAGTATATGTAAAAAGACTTAAAAAAATGATTTGACGGTCTATGTCACCGAAGTGCACTTACTATTTTAGTCATACATCCGTTTATAATTTCATGGTTAAGCATGGTTTATCTATATTGATGGAAAGATAGGTGACTTAGCGGGAAGTAATTTTTGGTATCGTGTGAATGAGGTCATAGCATTGGGAAATGTCTCATGGTGATTGCATGGTTAATAAACAAGTTTTCAAACTTTCAAAAAATTAATGCATTGCTTGTTGCACGGAATAAGCCTCCATGTCAAGTGAGCAGACGTGGGAAACCCATTGCATATTGTAATGGACGATACTGTTTGTTAGGGGTTTAGGTTTAGGTTGACGTCAGAATTGAAAAATAAAACCTATGGTTTTAATTATTTTTCCCAATGTTAAGAAAATGCTAGGTGATAGTTAGGCGCTTTATATGAAATTATTAATTAGGTATGCGTCTATACCAATTTTTTTAATCGTTTCATTTAAGTACGATTTGTTGATTTGCTTATTAGGCGGACACTTAGATGCCGCATGCAACACCGATATTTATAACACTCATTTTCCTTTGTTATCTATTGTTAGAATACTATGATTTTGAATCACTTGTGATGTAAAATTTATGCGCATAGATGAAATTGAGTTTCAACCCAAAATTAATTTTAAGTACACCGAGAAAGATGCAAAGGCTATAATCAGGTTTGGTACAAGACTGGAGAGTGTCCCAACGACATTGTTCCCATCAGAAGAAAGAAGAAATATCTCTTAAGACCAAATCCATGGAGAGGTTTGGGTGAAAATCTCATGAGATCATCCCAAGAACTACAACCTTTGATCCAGCAATTGGTCATAAGGTACGTCTCTATGCACACACATCTATTGTTGTCTTGTGCAGACCCGACCTTAAGAAAGTCCAAAATAATTTAGGATGGAAACACAACAAAGAATTTAAGGGCTTGTAAAAAAAAAATGGTTCAAAATGTTGTTTAGAGGATTCGAAGCTGGTATCTTCAGCATTATAACCACAAATTTTAACTAACTAAGATACTAGAAACGTTGAAAATTTGGCCGAAACTTTATATATTTTATACAGGGCCGGAAGCTTATGCTTCCATAACTTCTGTCCAGGGTCGCTGCTGGTCTTGTGGCTATCATTGTCCCTTAATTTCTTTTGGAGTGGCTTTAGACACGGTAAATGAGTTTGAGGAATGTAAAGTACCTTTATGGGACAGAAGTTGCGGTAAATCTTGGAAACCATATGTCCAAAGTCCCAAAGAGTTTAGCTTGGGTCAGACTTGGGTTGTTTTGGGAAATGGCTCTAGTCTTAACACCATTGAAGCTGGATTTGGCAGGTTTGGTCTCTTCTTCACTACAACTTTGTTCTTATGCAAAAGTCGTAACTAACTCTTATCTTTGCTTGTCTTAATTTATAGGTTTAGGGTTGTTGCGGAGGAGTATATGAAAGAAGTAGAGGAGCCAGTGAAGTTGAATAATATGAGACACTGCGATTATTACCTAAGACTGTTTCTTTTAAGGCAAAAACTTACCATATTTCAATATCAAAGCAAAACTTTGTTAAATATATAGTGTACTAGGTTAATATCCGCGCCTTTCGCAGGATATATATTATATATAAAAATTATTTTATGTATTAAATATTTTTACATATTATGAAATAATAAATATATATTAAATAATTAAAAGTCAGCAACTATTAAATATATAATTAAATTGGTGCGAACATATAAATCAATTTTATTAATCTAAAAAATATTTTTTTAATATTTGATAGGATATGTAATTAAATTTAAATGATACTAACATACATAATATATTTTAGTATATTTTTAATATTAATGTCTATTAAATGATGATTTCTACTCATAGTTTTTTTTATCATGTGTATCTTTTATAGAAAAAAAAAATAAATTACTGATAACAAATTTTTTTTGTGGGATTAATAGTTTTAATAATTTATAATTTAAAAAAAAATAAGTTGTCAATGTTCGTTTAAAATTTTTACCAAAAAATTGTTCAAAGTAAATTTCGAAACTAAAAGATTTATGTATTTTATATGGTTTATAGTTTAATTTAAAATAATATATATATATATATATATATATATATATATATATATATATATATGTATGTATATTAATCTTAATAATTAATTAAATTAAACTATACTTTTTACTTATATAATTTTGTAATCATTTGAATGTGAGACTTTTAACAGTTTTAGTAATTTATAGTTGTTTTTAAAAATTCAAAATATAACATATACAGAAAAATCTAAATTTTTTATTATATGGTTATTGTGGTTGTTTAATTTATTTAATAGTTTAATATTAAACAAATATGATAGAAGACACACTAATTTTTATCAAATCTTTATCATTCAAAATCATTAATTGCCATATATACTTTAGCCACATTAGGCTATTCCGTAAATTTTATTTAAGGAAATAATAAAGTACATTAATAATAAATTTATTGTTAGTTTAATAAAAAGTTTATTATATAATTAGATGGACCAACATATTTCTCTAATGATTATAAGAATCATCGTAGTGACGACACGTGGATACAAAAAGAAGTTGTAATGTTTCTCAACTAATATGTATGGGATTTTGGATTGTCCGATGAGTATGTTTTATTTACTCTTACCTTAGCAAATTAGTCATTTGTATATAATAATTTCACACCTATATCATTTTCAGAATAGATTTTTGTTAGAAACAGAATATATTCTGTTTAGTTTCAAAAAAAATCTACCTCAGTTCTTTGTTACGATGTTATATGTAAATTTTATTTTTATTTCTTACTTGAGTTGCCTCATTGTTAAACTATTTTCTTATAATACTTTTAAATTTTATATTTAATTTGACTCTGTATGCGCGTTACAATCAAACGATTTTTGTTAAATAAAAATAGAATGCATGCTGATTATTATTAGAGACCTTATTATTAACTAGACTCGATATTATAAAATTTAAAATATCTTCACTGAAGAACATTCTACCGTATACAGGTAATTGTTTTCTTGACTTGTGCAGTTTTACCACTGACAAATATATCACAAGAATATAAGGTTTCTTAGCACTAAACTCAGAGAAAATCTGTCATAAGATAGTGATAAGGTCTTTATAAGCACTAAGTTTAAAAAACCTATCACAAGATTTCTAAGTGATTACGAAGATTACGAGAATAACACAATGGTTTGTTGACCATGACTTAAACAAGTGAGTGCAGAATGGATATCCTAAAATATTGCAATTTTGTTTGTTTTTTTTATAAAACATATAATTTCCAGTTTTTCAGTCAGTAACTTTCGAAAATACTTATTTATTCGATTATGTTTCAAAAAAAACTTATTTATTCGATTTAAAAATTAAGAAAATCAATTATTTTACCTCTAAGACCTTACTTTGGCATTTAATTAAATCGTAAAATGAAATATTCTTAGATATTGATTTTTTTTCTTCTTAGTTTTATAAATTTTGATTCTGCTGTTATGCTTTAAGTCATGGGTCAATGTTTTATTTCCATATTGTATTATGATTATCACCACTGAGAAATTAATAACATGATCATTTATGCGCTAATTTCTTAATTAATACTCCCTCCGTTTTTTAATATAAGTCGTTTTAGAATTGTGCACATAGATTAAGAAATCATTAATTTTTTATATTTTCTAAACAAAAACATCATTAATTATTTACCTAACCACAAATCAACCAATAATAAAATAGAAGGTATATTTTCATTGGTCATATAACATTAAGTGTTAATAAATTTTACATAAAAAACCGAAAACGTCATATAATTTGGAACATAAAAAATTCTCTAAAACGACTTATATAAAAAAACGGAGGGAGTAGTAGAATATATGCGCATTCTTCCCCTCTATTTAAACTCCAAGGAGTAGTTGATAAAAATACAAACTTCCAAAGAGTAGTTGAGTCAGAAATTAATAGTAAGGAACTATAAGCATTCTTGTGATGGGAATGGTTGGTTACACCGTAGCTCTGGTGGTGATAACAGTGATAGCCTCTCCTTGTGTTTATGGAAAACAGTTATCTGATCAACAAGAAATCAAAGTACAAAGACTTTTGAAGCGGCTCAATAAGCCTGCTCATAAATCCATTAAGGTATTTAAACAAGAAAGTTTTCCCTCCGTTTCATTAAAATAGACTTTTTAGAAGAAAAAAATTTGTTTCACAAAAATGTATTTTTGTGTTTTCTATAAAAAAAATTGTAAACTTTGAGAAAATTAATTGACTTTATTGAATTACTATTGGTTAAAATTTATTGAAAATTGAAAATTACAGAAAATGATATATTTAATATGGTAGTTTAATATATTTACTTAATATGTGTGAAAATACTAAAAAGTTTATTTTATAGAACGGAGGGAATATTATTTTCTGCAATTACAAAAAAAAGGATTAATTTATGTTGTGCGGAAAATAGTAGATTAAAAGAATGAAGAAATCTGAGAATGGAGTTATATGTTATTTTCTTGCATTAGTTAGAGCATCTCCAATCTTACTCAATAATTTATACACTATCTTGTGTCCAAAATAACCCTATAGCTAATTATTATTACATTATCTCAAATAAGATTTCGTTGCTATAATTTTGCCATACAAAAATAATTTAATATGTGACATCATAATGTAAAATAGTATAGATAATTCTTTAAATATGGACTCAAGCGAATTTCATCACTAATTTACATGTTTTATTTTCATTTCTCATCGACAAAAGTACTTGAAATTTTTTATATTTAGCAGTGTTTAAATTTACTGTTAGTAAACAGAGATGAAACTGATAAATAAGTAACATAAAATGTAAGGTTTTACTTTTGTTTCTAACTTAATTTAATAGGGATTCCCAATGCGCCATAACTTCATGCTTTGGATATTGACGGAAAAAAAGAGATTCATTTTTTCGCTTTAATATTTCTTAGAGTGAAGATGGAGATATAATAGACTGTGTTCCAATAACTAAGCAACCAACTTTTGACCACCCTCTACTTAAAAACCATACGATCCAGGTTTGTCTTCGTTTATGATCTCTTTTTTTTTTTAGTTACATGCATGATTATGTTGTAACAGAATGTTTTCGTACGTAGATGAGACCGACTTTTGTTCCGGAAGGTGGTTCTACGTTCACCAAGAAAGAGGCAAAGGCTATAACACAGGTGTGGCACAAGAATGGAGTGTGTCCAGATAACACTGTTCCTATAAGAAGAACAAAGAAGGAAGATATCTTACGAGCAAAATCCATTGAGAGTTTCGGGAAAAAGAGACATAAGAGTTTCGGGAAAGGGACTCATCAGAGCAACCCTGGAGAAGGCCATGAGGTACACCTTTTATGCATTGTCCTTATGTTACTTATTTACTGGTGGCCATGCGCAGCTAGATAAATATTTTTCAGTGAGAACAAAAGAATATTAGATATCTAAATTTATGTTAGTACTTTTTGTGCAACATGTGATTCTTATCATCAGAAAACACAAATAACTTATAAACCTTAAACACAAACAACATCTAGTTGTACATACTTTGACAAAATGCGTGTTTCTTAACTATCTTTTTATTTCATCATCTTATCTCGTTAGTCATATCTCTTAATCAGAAATCTCCAAATTATGTGTCAAATAATACTGTTATATTAGTTTATATATAATATATATGCCATATATATAAAATTATACTAAGTTACTATAAATCATGTAACATGATCTATAACTAAGTGTATATTGGGAAATTACCGCAGATACTACAATCATAGTACTACTTTTCATGTTTATACTAACTACTTTTACCCTTACTTTTAAAGAAGTGTAAAAGACATTTATATCTCGGTTAACTAATCTAGACTTAAGGTTTAGAGTTGAGGGGTGGGATATGATTTTTGGAATGTGAAATTTATGATTCTAATAAATATATAAATAAATACTTAAAAATATAAAAAAAATTAAAAATAGTTTCAAACATAATTTTTGATTTTCAAAAAGAAATTTTGAAAAAAGAAATTCGAAAAAAAATCAAAAAAAAAATTAATAAAAAAGTTCGAATTTGAAAAAGTATAATTCGAAAACATAAAAAAAAATATTTTTATTTATTTATTTATTCATTTATCGAAATAATTATTTACTATATATATAGAAAACAAAAGTATTAAATTCTTTTGCCACTTAATAGAGAAGGTATTTTATGAATAATTGTATCATGAAAGTGGTAAATACGAAATTCTTCCGTGTATATTCTACATTAGATTTTTTTGTTAATGTATGAAATACTATACGTGCTTCTCAACTCAATTATAATGAAGTTGTAATTTCAGGTATTTTTTTTTAACGTTGATGATTAGATCTTTAGTTTTTCATTAACACTTTCCCAATTTTTGGAGCCGGTTTAGTACGCGATCATGAACTCGAGGAACGGAAATTATTATGGGACAAAGTTTGTAATAAATATGTGGAGACCAGAAGTTGAAGTTCCCAACGAGTTCAGCTTGGCTCAGACTTGGCTTGCGTCTGGAGATGGCTATGATACTAACACAATTGAAGCTGGTTTGCAGGTCTTGCACTTCTTTCGTTCCAATCTTTAATTACATCTAATTCTTTAAATGCAAAAAACTTTCAACTAAGACCTTTGTTTGCTTAATTTATAGGTTTGTCCAGTATTGTATGGTGACAACAATCTTAGATTGTTTGTTTACTGGACGGTAAGTTCCCCTCTTCGATAAAATACATATTATATGTGTTTGTATGTGTAACCCTAATCGATAGAAAAATAGACTGCCACTAGTTTTTTATTTCTTATCATGTTGAAGTTTGTTTTTTGTTCCGGAAACATATATATCACCTCTCTTTCTTATTTTTATGCAATCTTTTTTTTTCATGCACAGTAAAACTTTTGAGGGCTGCTATGTGTTTTCTGCTTTTGATTTTACTTCACTAAGCTTTTTAGCAGATCTTATTTTAAAACTTTCTTCAACCATTATAAAAGGATCAATAGACGAATATTTACACAAATTCTGTTATTTTCTTCTTCTAAAACCAATCTATACGTTAGTTTTAATGGAAACCCATGAATACTAAGCTAATCATAATTATATTGTCTTGAGAAACAGAGCGATTATTACCAAAGTACAGGCTGCTACAACACTGGCTGTTCAGGTTTTGTTCAGACGAGCAAAGTGATAACTCCAGGTGGATCCTTCGCTCAGGTCTCACAATATGACGGAGCTCAGTACGGCCTCCCCATGCTTATATGGAAGGTACTAACATACTTCCTCTGATTTAAAATGATACTCCATATGTTTTTGAAATGTAATATGTTTACAATAATTTTTATGTTCCAATATATAAGGTGTTCTTATCTTTCTAGGTAACTTTAAATTTATCAAAAACTGTGTAGTCAATCAAATTAAATAGTTCTATTTTGTAATTGTTTGAATAGTTTTTAGTTTATAATTTTAATGATACTTTCTAGGTAAAAAGTAATTTTCTTAATAAGTGTGTACTACCCAAAACATCTTACATTTCAGAACAGAGGAAGTATATGTTTTAGAAAAAAAATTGTTTCTAAAAGATATATTTTTTATATTTTCAATGCATGTAATAATAATAAATTGTAAACTAAGAAAATATAAATTATGTTTGATGAATTTTAATTGGCTAAATTTTGTGGGAAATAGCTAATAACAAAAAAAATGCATTTATAATTAAAATTTTACATGATTTCTTAATATGTGTGAAAAATCTAAAGCATACATCATTTTGGAACGAAAGAAATATTATTTGCTGTCTTTGCTTTTTATTTTATTTTTATTAACAACGGAGGCGGATTGATAAAATATTTCAGTTAGGGGCATAGACCAAAAAGATATGTGTTTTATGAATCTATAATATCGCAAAATGCTCTACCTAATATCATATTATTAAGTAGATATTAAAAACCCTTCATCACTCCTAGTTTAAAATAGCAAAAACATATATCTTTGATTAAAGAGGAAAACTAACTAAAATATCTCGAAAGGTAAGGAAATTTTCTTTTCTAATCCACTATATAATATATTCTAGAAAGAGTTACATTTTGTATTCATGGAACATGTAAACCAATTATAGTTTTGTTTGAAAACTTAATTTTCTGTATTTAATGAGAATATCTTCAGAAATTTCTTACAAATGTCTAAGTTTTAAAAAACCAGCGAAAAGGAAAAACAAATATCGGTGCACATTTGACAAAGGGCATATAATAGAATTGTATACAATTATTTTATGGGTGCACATTCTGCATCTAAAGCCAAAATGGATTAATGTCAATTATTTTAGTCCAGCGGAAACTGGTGGCTAATGATCGGTGAAGAGTATGTCGGGTACTGGCCTGGCAATATATTCACTTCTCTGGGAGATCGAGCTACGACAGTTCAATGGGGAGGTGAAATTGTAAACCAAAGGACCGATGGGAGACACACAAACACCGACATGGGAAGTGGCCATTTCGCAGACGAATGGTATAAGAAAGCGAGTTATTTCAGGAAACTAGAGACAGTTGATGGAGCAAATACTCTGAGAGAACCACAAGGACTTTATCCCTATGCAAGTAACGGTAACTGTTATAACATTAAAGCAGGAGGTACTGGTAGTTCTTATTGGGGGCATCATTTCTTCTATGGGGGTCCTGGTCGAAACGCTAATTGTCTTTGATTTGGATCGGTGTGCGCCAAAGCTTTTAAGTATTTCACATGTGTGGTTTAAATAAGAACATCTGATAGTCGTGGTTTAAGAAAAAAAAAAAAAATCCACGTCATCATGGTTATGTTTCCTTGATATTATGTGTGTAAAAGCTTTTCAGTTTTCACATGTCTATAATTTGAAAAAAATAATAAGAAGAATATGTGTGTTTGATAAATCTTCAGTTTATAGTTAATTGCTCTCTATCTGGCCAAGGGAGACACCCTTACGCAAATGCTATAGTTAATCCCAAGGTTGGGTCTAGCCATAGGTGGGAACTTACTTTTTCTATGGTGGACCTGGTCGCAACCTTCAATGTCCAGAGCTTACTTTAACTAGATAGGCAAATGTGTTCTTTTCCAAGTACTCGTAAGAGAGATATTCGGTCAATGCGTAATGAAATTTTCCTCAAAAATATTTTTTTATGGCTTATCAGCTGATCCCATTAGATCGGGTAGAATATCGAATGGATTTCTCTCTCACAGGTCACTACATTATCTGATTTGAATTTGAAACGTTTTCCGACTAGTATAAT
The DNA window shown above is from Brassica oleracea var. oleracea cultivar TO1000 chromosome C3, BOL, whole genome shotgun sequence and carries:
- the LOC106333431 gene encoding uncharacterized protein LOC106333431, yielding MGMVGYTVALVVITVIASPCVYGKQLSDQQEIKVQRLLKRLNKPAHKSIKSEDGDIIDCVPITKQPTFDHPLLKNHTIQMRPTFVPEGGSTFTKKEAKAITQVWHKNGVCPDNTVPIRRTKKEDILRAKSIESFGKKRHKSFGKGTHQSNPGEGHEYAIMNSRNGNYYGTKFVINMWRPEVEVPNEFSLAQTWLASGDGYDTNTIEAGLQVCPVLYGDNNLRLFVYWTSDYYQSTGCYNTGCSGFVQTSKVITPGGSFAQVSQYDGAQYGLPMLIWKSSGNWWLMIGEEYVGYWPGNIFTSLGDRATTVQWGGEIVNQRTDGRHTNTDMGSGHFADEWYKKASYFRKLETVDGANTLREPQGLYPYASNGNCYNIKAGGTGSSYWGHHFFYGGPGRNANCL